The following are encoded in a window of Thalassotalea insulae genomic DNA:
- the rsxA gene encoding electron transport complex subunit RsxA, whose amino-acid sequence MTDYLLLLVGTVLVNNFVLVKFLGLCPFMGVSSKVETAIGMSYATTFVMTLASLLSYLVQTYLLAPLGLEFLTTMTFILVIAVVVQFTEMVVHKTSANLYRSLGIFLPLITTNCAVLGVALLNIYEQHNFLESIIYGFSAALGFSLVLIMFSAMREKLANADVPTPFKGSAIAMITAGLMSLAFMGFTGLVKF is encoded by the coding sequence TTATTATTAGTGGGAACAGTATTAGTAAACAACTTTGTTTTAGTAAAGTTTCTTGGTTTATGCCCTTTTATGGGGGTATCGTCAAAAGTAGAAACTGCTATTGGCATGTCCTATGCGACCACCTTTGTGATGACGCTGGCTTCACTGCTTAGTTACCTAGTACAAACTTATTTACTGGCGCCGTTAGGGTTAGAATTTTTAACCACCATGACGTTTATCCTAGTGATTGCCGTAGTGGTCCAGTTTACTGAAATGGTGGTACATAAAACCAGTGCTAATTTATATCGTTCTCTGGGTATTTTCTTACCTTTGATCACTACTAACTGTGCAGTATTAGGTGTCGCCCTGCTCAACATCTATGAACAACATAATTTTTTGGAGTCAATCATATACGGCTTTAGCGCTGCATTAGGCTTTTCATTAGTATTAATTATGTTTTCCGCAATGCGTGAAAAATTAGCGAATGCTGACGTGCCAACGCCATTTAAAGGCTCCGCGATCGCAATGATCACCGCAGGTTTAATGTCACTCGCCTTTATGGGATTTACTGGCTTGGTGAAATTCTAA
- the rsxB gene encoding electron transport complex subunit RsxB, whose protein sequence is MTILIAIVVIGLIGVAFGALLGFASIHFKVEGDPLAEQLDALLPQTQCGQCGYPGCKPYAEAVANGEAINKCAPGGEETIKKIADLMGVEVQPLDAAHETDNTPKVAFIIEEDCIGCTKCIQACPVDAIIGATKQMHTIIAEECTGCDLCVAPCPVDCIEMRPIKQTPKNWQWDLDSISVVQVD, encoded by the coding sequence ATGACCATACTTATTGCCATTGTAGTTATAGGCTTGATCGGCGTAGCCTTTGGCGCACTGCTCGGTTTTGCTTCCATTCATTTTAAAGTCGAAGGCGACCCTCTAGCAGAACAGCTCGATGCCTTGTTACCTCAAACCCAATGCGGCCAATGCGGTTACCCTGGTTGTAAACCTTATGCTGAAGCAGTCGCAAATGGTGAAGCCATTAATAAATGCGCCCCCGGCGGTGAAGAAACCATTAAAAAAATCGCCGATCTAATGGGCGTTGAAGTGCAACCGTTAGATGCAGCCCATGAAACCGATAACACCCCCAAAGTCGCCTTTATTATTGAAGAAGACTGTATCGGTTGTACTAAATGTATTCAGGCCTGCCCGGTTGATGCCATTATCGGGGCAACGAAACAAATGCATACCATTATTGCTGAAGAGTGCACTGGCTGCGACTTATGTGTGGCGCCCTGCCCGGTAGACTGTATTGAAATGCGTCCAATTAAACAAACACCTAAAAACTGGCAATGGGATCTCGATAGCATCTCTGTCGTGCAAGTAGATTAA